One Carassius carassius chromosome 20, fCarCar2.1, whole genome shotgun sequence DNA segment encodes these proteins:
- the LOC132096103 gene encoding uncharacterized protein LOC132096103, producing MSDSKTIELACLGRPFQLGMLYDCRRDCLIPGITLWDAEMLQKNINVRPQPNTDFKIIATDSSEDKVSALNVSASLEASFMCGMVSVKGSADYLNNKKSSKHQSRVTLHYHTTSRFEQLTMEHLGAGNVKHCNIFQEGSATHVVTALLYGAQAFFIFDREVSSNENHQKIQGELQASIKKIPFISVEGQASLKMNEMKQEKIDKFSCTFHGDFALESNPVSYIDAIKVYSELPKLLGENGENAVPMTVWLYPLKKLDSAAAQLVREISVSLIRRVQRIMDEMHNCDIQCQDLMRDSIAIQFPEIAAKIRKCKDLCSDYKIVFQKHLCRVLPAIRGGGKEEQELADTLNDKERSPFQGALVTKYLNEREREMNVVRSYLDIMKDVPVLSSSNELDNVVLKASNNNVIAFALTSLNEKELYLSDMENYLKAQSSKNGEQISYDQDSSKKTEKWFSSGDATTLTRETIQAFLDFKEANKGRTNIEFCIASIPDELSTASSIHVYERGRLISSQYELPSKPPMPVFLSAEHDCIHLQIKPPDRGVSCVDSYCISYQSAQSSEWTEMYTDGVSDQVTVKQLKPQKEYCFTCKAVCRPGVSLTSETTSFFRTRPCAPPGAPAVKHVESETATIVWDVPTSVGEDVLVTGYVLEFRECAKDQENKKPWKSVKSTNRECTLQGLKQDTAYTVRVFANCGNDGVSLPSPETVFSASFKVKETNKDGSGLFLNQSKRIKKGNPTIHSLTLHQKMAENVSFNQYVFGRKVEDVKNKVILLLGSTGAGKTTLINVMVNYILGVKWQDAYRFKLINEVTNRTQAESQTSIVSSFELYNQPGFQIPYSLTIVDTPGFGDTRGIAHDKLITEQIKSFLCSPLGINHIDVVCFVVQASLARLSANQRYIFDSVLSIFGKDIADNILVLVTFADGKDIPVLEAIKAADLPCQKNKKGQPTHFKFNNSAVYADKTPEKPTTPDNDSDDNDDDDDGGGDKLTELVWEKTFKQMKAFFKTLGGIESKDLTMTIKVLEERERLEKAMASLTPQITAGLSKMSEIKKFKQCLESESDNMAQNENFEQEVEVMKANRTPVNCFTMNCNTCFFTCHSNCFLPAEDAVQTCAVMENDHCNICPENCHYSAHSRENFMWTYETKIEKKTVKELKDNFMAAKGRFMDSKQMLDALENELHGIEDKLMKLIKLSSDCLGRLDEIALKAKSLSTTEYLEILIKTEKEEKSPGFEDRIVGLEKMKQETLILEKIAKGERLLERERKIMVEREKRMKTVSQKILKIKKAVSALQTESNQETYDQKDASA from the exons ATGTCGGACTCGAAGACCATTGAACTGGCTTGTCTTGGCCGCCCTTTTCAGTTAGGAATGCTCTATGACTGCCGAAGAGATTGCCTCATTCCAG gAATAACCCTTTGGGATGCTGAGATGCTGCAGAAGAATATTAATGTACGACCACAGCCAAACACTGACTTTAAAATTATTGCCACAGATTCAAGTGAAGACAAAGTCAGTGCTCTTAATGTCTCTGCATCTCTTGAAGCCAGCTTTATGTGTGGAATGGTCAGTGTAAAAGGATCAGCAGACTATTTAAATAACAAGAAATCATCTAAACATCAGTCTCGAGTCACGTTACATTATCATACAACCTCACGCTTTGAGCAGTTAACTATGGAGCATCTTGGGGCAGGGAACGTAAAGCACTGCAATATATTTCAGGAGGGCTCAGCCACACATGTTGTTACGGCTCTACTGTATGGAGCTCAAGCATTCTTTATTTTTGATCGCGAAGTTTCGTCCAATGAAAACCATCAAAAGATACAAGGTGAACTCCAAGCATCAATCAAAAAGATACCTTTCATATCAGTAGAGGGCCAGGCatctttaaaaatgaatgaaatgaaacaagAGAAAATTGACAAGTTCAGCTGCACTTTTCATGGAGATTTTGCTCTGGAAAGCAATCCAGTCTCTTATATTGATGCCATCAAGGTGTACTCGGAGCTACCAAAACTGTTGGGAGAAAATGGAGAGAATGCTGTGCCCATGACCGTTTGGCTTTACCCTCTGAAAAAACTAGATTCAGCAGCCGCTCAGTTAGTCAGGGAGATCAGTGTTAGCCTAATACGACGAGTCCAACGAATCATGGATGAAATGCACAACTGTGACATTCAGTGTCAAGATCTGATGAGGGACAGTATTGCTATTCAATTCCCTGAAATTGCAGCTAAGATCAGAAAATGTAAAGACCTCTGTTCAGattataaaatagtttttcagAAACATCTCTGCAGGGTTCTTCCAGCCATAAGGGGTGGAGGTAAAGAAGAACAGGAGCTTGCTGATACCCTGAATGACAAAGAAAGATCCCCATTTCAGGGTGCTCTGGTAACCAAGTATCTAaatgagcgagagcgagagaTGAACGTTGTTAGATCATACCTTGACATCATGAAAGATGTTCCTGTTCTTTCATCCAGCAACGAATTGGACAACGTTGTCTTGAAGGCATCCAATAACAATGTGATAGCATTTGCACTCACCTCCTTAAATGAAAAGGAACTGTACCTTTCAGACATGGAGAATTACCTGAAGGCACAATCTAGTAAGAATGGAGAGCAAATAAGTTATGATCAAGACTCCTCAAAGAAGACAGAGAAATGGTTTTCATCAGGAGATGCAACTACATTGACCAGGGAAACCATACAGGCCTTCCTAGATTTCAAGGAAGCCAATAAAGGAAGAACGAACATTGAATTTTGCATTGCATCAATCCCGGATGAACTCAGCACTGCCTCTTCAATTCATGTTTATGAAAGGGGGAGACTCATCAGCTCACAGTATGAGCTTCCCTCAAAACCACCAATGCCGGTTTTCTTGAGTGCTGAGCATGACTGCATACATCTGCAAATAAAACCTCCTGACCGTGGTGTAAGCTGTGTGGACTCGTACTGTATTTCATATCAGTCTGCACAGAGCTCTGAATGGACAGAGATGTATACTGATGGGGTTTCAGACCAGGTCACCGTCAAGCAGTTAAAACCACAGAAAGAGTATTGTTTTACCTGCAAGGCTGTGTGCCGTCCAGGAGTAAGTCTGACAAGTGAAACAACATCCTTCTTCAGGACTCGTCCATGTGCTCCTCCCGGAGCACCTGCAGTGAAACATGTAGAATCTGAGACGGCAACTATAGTCTGGGATGTTCCTACATCTGTGGGTGAGGATGTTCTGGTCACCGGATACGTGTTGGAGTTCAGAGAATGCGCAAAGGATCaggaaaataaaaaaccttggaagTCTGTCAAATCTACAAACAGGGAGTGCACTCTTCAGGGACTGAAACAAGACACAGCTTACACAGTCAGAGTTTTTGCAAACTGTGGTAATGATGGAGTGAGTCTCCCCAGTCCTGAAACTGTGTTTTCGGCCAGTTTTAaggttaaagaaacaaataaggATGGGAGTGGATTGTTCTTGAATCAGTCTAAACGAATAAAAAAGGGCAATCCAACAATCCATTCACTGACACTACACCAAAAAATGGCAGAGAATGTAAGTTTTAATCAGTATGTTTTCGGAAGAAAAGTGGAGGATGTGAAAAACAAAGTAATTCTTCTTTTGGGATCAACAGGTGCAGGAAAAACCACTCTCATCAATGTGATGGTCAATTACATACTAGGTGTAAAATGGCAGGATGCATATCGCTTCAAATTAATCAATGAAGTGACCAATCGCACACAGGCCGAGAGTCAGACATCTATCGTCTCATCTTTTGAGCTGTACAATCAGCCTGGGTTTCAAATTCCCTACTCCCTCACAATTGTAGACACACCAGGATTTGGTGATACAAGAGGAATCGCGCACGATAAACTGATTACAGAGCAGATCAAAAGCTTTCTCTGTAGCCCTTTGGGAATCAATCACATTGATGTCGTCTGCTTCGTTGTTCAGGCCTCTCTTGCCCGCCTTAGTGCCAACCAGAGGTACATCTTTGACTCAGTCTTGTCCATTTTTGGCAAAGACATCGCAGACAACATCTTAGTTTTAGTGACATTTGCAGATGGTAAAGACATCCCAGTTCTAGAAGCCATCAAAGCAGCAGATCTGCCATGTCAAAAGAATAAAAAGGGACAACCCACCCATTTCAAGTTCAACAATTCGGCTGTGTATGCTGACAAAACACCAGAAAAGCCTACAACCCCTGACAACGATtcagatgataatgatgatgacgatgatggtgGAGGTGATAAACTGACAGAGCTTGTCTGGGAAAAAACTTTTAAACAGATGAAAGCTTTTTTCAAGACACTTGGGGGCATTGAAAGTAAAGATCTGACAATGACTATAAAGGTCTTGGAGGAACGAGAACGTCTTGAGAAAGCCATGGCAAGTCTGACCCCTCAAATAACCGCTGGTCTCTCTAAAATGAGTGAAATCAAAAAATTCAAGCAATGTTTGGAAAGTGAGAGTGACAACATGGCACAAAATGAGAATTTTGAACAAGAGGTAGAGGTGATGAAAGCAAACAGAACCCCTGTGAACTGTTTTACCATGAACTGCAACACTTGCTTCTTCACATGTCACTCCAACTGCTTCCTCCCTGCAGAAGATGCTGTGCAAACTTGTGCTGTGATGGAGAATGACCACTGCAATATCTGCCCTGAAAACTGCCATTACTCTGCTCATTCAAGGGAAAATTTCATGTGGACATATGAaacaaaaatagagaaaaaaaccgTTAAAGAGCTAAAAGACAACTTCATGGCTGCTAAAGGAAGGTTCATGGACTCTAAGCAAATGCTTGATGCACTTGAAAACGAACTCCATGGAATTGAGGACAAACTAATGAAGCTGATTAAACTGTCCTCTGATTGCTTAGGAAGACTAGATGAAATTGCACTGAAGGCAAAATCTCTCTCCACAACCGAATATCTTGAAATCCTGATTAAAAccgagaaagaggagaaaagtcCTGGCTTTGAGGACCGCATTGTTGGACTCGAGAAGATGAAACAAGAAACCCTTATCCTGGAAAAGATTGCTAAAGGAGAACGTTTGCTCGAAAGGGAACGCAAGATCATGGTGGAAAGAGAGAAGCGAATGAAGACTGTTTCCCAGAAAATTCTGAAAATCAAGAAAGCTGTTAGTGCCTTACAGACAGAGAGCAATCAGGAAACATACGATCAAAAGGATGCAAGTGCCTGA
- the fzd8b gene encoding frizzled-8b has product MDSPMQGSHWPPLALCVLLLWSSVCAREPVCQEISVPLCRGIGYNYTYMPNQFNHDTQDEAGLEVHQFWPLVEIQCSPDLRFFLCSLYTPICLEDYKKPLPPCRSVCERAKAGCAPLMRQYGFPWPDRMRCDLLPVQGDPSSLCMDYNRTDATASPAAPKPTSRPGKPYNRKNKSSLGSSSCEPECHCRAPLVTVSSDRHPLYNRVKTGQIPNCAMPCHNPYLSPEERTFATFWIGVWSVLCFLSTFATVATFLIDTERFKYPERPIIFLSACYMFVSVGYIIRLIAGHERVACNRDNEMDYIHYETTGPALCTLVFVLIYFFGMASAIWWVILTFTWFLAAGMKWGNEAIARYSQYFHLAAWLIPSVKSITALALSSVDGDSVAGICYVGNQNLENLRGFVVAPLVIYLFIGTVFLFAGFVSLFRIRSVIKQGGTKTDKLERLMIRIGVFTVLHTFVAMVIVACYVYEQHNREAWEIAHACNCPSDKKAQKPDYAVFMLKYFMCLSVGITSGAWTWSGKTLDSWRAFCTRRCCTWGSKGTSGSVYSDASTRLTWRSGTASSVLCAPKQMPLSRV; this is encoded by the coding sequence ATGGACTCGCCTATGCAGGGGTCCCACTGGCCTCCACTAGCGCTCTGTGTCCTGCTATTGTGGAGCTCCGTGTGTGCTCGTGAGCCGGTCTGTCAGGAGATCTCGGTGCCATTGTGTAGAGGTATAGGTTACAACTACACCTATATGCCCAACCAATTTAACCACGACACCCAGGATGAAGCTGGGCTCGAGGTGCACCAGTTCTGGCCCCTCGTGGAGATCCAGTGTTCCCCGGACCTGCGCTTCTTTCTTTGCAGTCTGTACACGCCCATATGCCTCGAGGACTATAAGAAGCCTTTGCCGCCGTGCAGGAGCGTGTGCGAACGGGCGAAAGCGGGATGCGCGCCTCTGATGAGGCAATACGGTTTCCCGTGGCCGGACCGAATGAGATGCGATCTTCTCCCTGTGCAGGGAGATCCAAGCAGTCTGTGTATGGACTACAACAGGACTGATGCTACAGCCTCACCAGCTGCTCCAAAACCAACCAGCCGACCGGGGAAGCCATACAACCGGAAAAATAAAAGCAGTCTTGGATCTTCTTCATGTGAACCGGAGTGTCACTGTCGTGCGCCTTTGGTGACCGTGAGCAGTGACCGTCATCCGTTGTATAACCGGGTAAAGACAGGGCAGATCCCCAATTGCGCAATGCCATGCCACAACCCGTATCTTTCCCCGGAGGAAAGGACATTTGCCACATTCTGGATTGGAGTTTGGTCGGTTTTGTGTTTCTTGTCCACCTTCGCCACAGTTGCCACTTTCCTAATTGACACCGAGAGGTTTAAATACCCCGAGCGTCCGATTATTTTCCTGTCCGCCTGCTATATGTTCGTGTCTGTGGGGTACATCATCAGACTCATCGCGGGCCACGAAAGAGTCGCGTGCAATCGGGATAACGAGATGGACTATATCCATTATGAAACCACGGGTCCCGCGCTTTGCACGCTTGTATTTGTTCTCATCTATTTTTTCGGGATGGCGAGCGCTATCTGGTGGGTGATCCTGACGTTCACGTGGTTCCTCGCGGCAGGGATGAAGTGGGGAAATGAAGCGATCGCACGATACTCGCAGTATTTTCACCTGGCCGCGTGGCTCATCCCGAGCGTCAAATCTATCACCGCGCTCGCGCTGAGCTCGGTGGACGGGGACTCGGTTGCGGGAATCTGCTACGTAGGCAACCAAAACTTGGAAAACCTGCGGGGATTCGTGGTCGCGCCACTGGTGATTTATCTTTTTATCGGAACAGTATTTTTATTCGCGGGCTTCGTGTCTTTGTTTCGGATACGGAGCGTTATTAAACAAGGAGGAACGAAAACGGACAAACTGGAGAGGTTGATGATTCGGATCGGGGTATTTACGGTCCTGCATACGTTCGTTGCAATGGTGATCGTGGCTTGTTACGTTTACGAACAGCACAATCGCGAAGCGTGGGAAATCGCGCATGCGTGTAACTGCCCGTCGGATAAAAAAGCTCAGAAACCGGATTACGCCGTGTTCATGCTCAAGTATTTCATGTGCCTTTCGGTGGGGATCACGTCAGGTGCGTGGACGTGGTCCGGTAAAACTTTGGACTCGTGGCGGGCCTTTTGCACGCGCCGCTGCTGCACCTGGGGCAGTAAAGGCACGAGCGGTTCAGTGTACAGTGACGCTAGCACGAGACTGACATGGAGATCCGGTACAGCAAGTTCGGTTTTGTGCGCTCCAAAACAAATGCCACTGTCCCGAGTGTGA